From Lycium ferocissimum isolate CSIRO_LF1 chromosome 12, AGI_CSIRO_Lferr_CH_V1, whole genome shotgun sequence, one genomic window encodes:
- the LOC132040925 gene encoding E3 ubiquitin-protein ligase APD2-like, giving the protein MYYDVKKAKSMCSTKNGPCRLNLAYPTNQYIVQATPDTQALSGASYIEISFIIRFIFYLGVLGVLVIIICLILKSLGACDDESYLEETHVSREITETDPILPQKEVRSTYGTYEEEGNSGRSSSSEDLYDCKICVICYDNPRNYFFVPCGHCVTCQECAQRIMHVESMVCPVCRRPIHKVRKLIIP; this is encoded by the exons ATGTACTACGACGTAAAGAAAGCAAAGAGCATGTGTTCGACAAAAAATGGACCCTGTCGTCTAAATCTTGCATACCCTACTAATCAATATATCGTTCAAGCAACACCTGATACT CAAGCCCTGTCTGGAGCGTCGTACATTGAGATATCTTTCATCATCCGTTTTATCTTTTATCTTGGAGTTTTAG GAGTATTAGTAATAATCATTTGCCTTATACTGAAATCTTTGGGGGCTTGTGATGATGAGAGTTATCTAGAAGAAACACATGTATCAAGAGAAATAACTGAGACCGATCCCATTTTGCCACAGAAGGAAGTAAGATCAACTTATGGAACATATGAAGAAGAGGGAAATTCTGGCAGATCAAGCTCTTCAGAGGATTTATATGATTGCAAAATTTGTGTTATTTGCTATGACAATCCAAGAAACTACTTTTTTGTTCCTTGTGGTCATTGTGTAACTTGTCAAGAATGTGCTCAGAG GATCATGCATGTAGAAAGTATGGTGTGCCCAGTGTGCAGAAGGCCAATTCATAAAGTTAGAAAGCTTATCATTCCTTAA
- the LOC132040613 gene encoding cytochrome P450 81Q32-like: protein MEISYYILIFTFLYLLKNHLYRKFKNLPPSPFISFPIIGHLYLFKKPLHKTLAKISAKHGPLLFLRFGSRPVLLVSSPSLAEECFTKNDVVFANRPRLLAGKHLGYNYTTLVWASYGQHWRNLRRIATLEILSTLRVQMFADIRRDEVRTLIQRLVTGKTSVGDSNTNVVDMKEAFFEMTLNILMMMIAGKQYYGDSGDNWRNLGRFKEMTETFQLSGAINIGDFVPMLNWIGVNKLEDKLKLLKEKRDKFMQDLIEEHKNSRKGSSVEQRNNTMIDVLLSLQDSEPEYYTDEVIRGMAIVMLTAGTDTTAGTLEWALSLLLNNPKTLKKAQNEIDTHIGESSRLLDDSDLAQLPYLHGIINETLRMCPAAPILVPHESSDECVVGGFRVPRGTMLLVNLWAIQNDAKLWEDPNEFKPERFIDFKGQRDGFRLIPFGYGRRGCPGENLAMHVAGLALGSLIQCFELKRVSEELVDMTGGPGLTMPKAIPLLAKCRPRQNTVNLLARL, encoded by the coding sequence ATGGAAATTTCATACTACATCCTCATCTTCACTTTCCTTTACTTGCTAAAGAACCATCTCTacagaaaattcaaaaatctccCACCAAGTCCCTTTATCTCTTTTCCCATAATAGGCCATTTGTATCTGTTCAAGAAACCACTTCATAAAACATTAGCCAAGATCTCAGCAAAACATGGTCCTTTGCTTTTCCTCCGATTTGGATCGCGTCCTGTCCTGCTTGTCTCTTCCCCTTCTCTTGCAGAGGAATGTTTCACCAAAAACGACGTCGTTTTTGCCAACCGTCCAAGGTTGCTTGCTGGAAAACATCTTGGTTACAATTATACCACCCTTGTTTGGGCTTCATACGGCCAACACTGGCGCAACCTAAGACGGATTGCTactcttgaaatcttgtccaCTCTGAGAGTTCAAATGTTTGCTGATATCCGTAGAGATGAGGTTCGCACTTTGATCCAACGACTTGTAACGGGCAAAACCAGTGTTGGAGATTCTAACACGAACGTGGTGGATATGAAAGAGGCTTTCTTTGAGATGACATTGAACatcttgatgatgatgattgcTGGGAAGCAGTACTATGGTGATTCTGGTGATAATTGGAGGAATCTAGGGAGGTTTAAAGAGATGACAGAAACTTTCCAATTGAGTGGTGCAATAAATATAGGAGATTTTGTGCCAATGCTTAACTGGATTGGAGTAAACAAACTTGAAGATAAGTTGAAGTTACTGAAGGAGAAGAGGGACAAATTCATGCAAGATTTGATTGAAGAGCACAAGAACAGCAGAAAGGGATCTTCTGTTGAGCAAAGGAACAATACCATGATTGATGTTCTTCTATCACTCCAAGATTCAGAACCTGAGTATTACACAGATGAAGTGATAAGGGGCATGGCAATAGTCATGTTAACAGCAGGGACTGATACTACAGCTGGCACATTGGAATGGGCATTATCACTTCTTCTAAACAATCCCAAGACCCTAAAGAAAGCTCAAAACGAAATCGACACTCACATTGGAGAGTCATCAAGATTACTTGATGATTCAGACCTTGCTCAACTCCCTTATCTCCATGGAATCATAAACGAAACTCTCCGAATGTGCCCAGCTGCTCCGATTCTTGTGCCGCACGAGTCCTCGGATGAGTGTGTCGTTGGAGGTTTTCGTGTCCCAAGAGGTACAATGTTACTAGTGAATTTGTGGGCAATACAAAATGATGCTAAGTTGTGGGAAGATCCAAATGAATTCAAGCCTGAAAGGTTCATCGATTTTAAAGGGCAACGAGATGGGTTCAGGCTAATACCATTTGGATATGGCAGGAGAGGATGTCCAGGGGAGAATTTGGCAATGCATGTGGCTGGTTTGGCATTAGGATCACTTATTCAGTGCTTTGAATTGAAGAGAGTAAGTGAAGAGCTGGTTGACATGACTGGAGGACCTGGACTCACTATGCCTAAGGCTATACCATTGCTAGCAAAATGTAGGCCACGCCAAAATACTGTCAACCTTCTTGCTCGTTTGTAA
- the LOC132041002 gene encoding cytochrome P450 81Q32-like — MDISYYILIFTFLYLLKNHFLRTFQNLPPSPFTSLPIIGHLYLFKKPIHETLAKISEKHGPLLFLRFGSRPVLLVSSPDLAEECFTKNDVVFASRPRLLAGKHLGYNYTTLVWASYGQHWRNLRRIATLEILSTLRVQMFADIRRDEVRTLIQRLVRSETSVGDSNTNVVDMKEAFFEMTLNILMMMIAGKQYYGDSGDKLEESRRFKEIVTETFQLSGATNIGDFVPMLNWIGVNKLEDKVKLLKEKRDKFIQDLIEENRINRKGSSVEQKNNTMIDVLLSLQYSEPDYYTDEVIRGMAIAMLTAGTDTTASTMEWALSLLLNNPKALKKARNEIDTHIGESSRLLDDSDLVQLPYLHGIINETLRMCPAAPLLVPHESSAECDIGGFRVPRGTMLLVNLWAIQNDAKLWQDPNDFKPERFIDFKGQRDGFRLMPFGYGRRGCPGENLAMHVAALALGSLIQCFEWERISEEPVDMTGGPGLTMPKAIPLLAKCRPRQNIVSLLAHL; from the exons ATGGACATCTCATACTATATCCTCATCTTCACTTTCCTTTACTTGCTAAAGAACCATTTTCTTAGAACATTTCAAAATCTCCCACCAAGTCCGTTTACTTCTTTACCCATAATAGGCCATTTATATCTATTCAAGAAACCAATCCATGAAACATTAGCCAAGATCTCAGAAAAACATGGTCCTTTGCTTTTCCTCCGATTTGGATCGCGCCCTGTCCTGCTTGTCTCTTCCCCTGATCTTGCAGAGGAATGTTTCACCAAAAACGACGTTGTTTTTGCCAGCCGTCCAAGGTTGCTTGCTGGAAAGCATCTTGGTTACAACTATACCACCCTTGTTTGGGCTTCATATGGCCAACATTGGCGCAACCTAAGACGGATTGCTACTCTTGAAATCCTGTCCACTCTGAGAGTTCAAATGTTTGCTGATATCCGTAGAGATGAGGTTCGCACTTTGATCCAACGACTTGTAAGGAGCGAAACCAGTGTTGGAGATTCTAACACGAACGTGGTGGATATGAAGGAGGCTTTCTTTGAGATGACATTGAACatcttgatgatgatgattgcTGGGAAGCAGTACTATGGTGATTCTGGTGATAAATTGGAGGAATCTAGGAGGTTTAAAGAGATTGTGACAGAAACTTTCCAATTGAGTGGTGCAACAAATATAGGAGATTTTGTGCCAATGCTTAACTGGATTGGAGTAAACAAACTTGAAGATAAGGTGAAGTTACTGAAGGAGAAGAGGGACAAATTCATACAAGATTTGATTGAAGAGAACAGGATCAACAGAAAGGGATCTTCTGTTGAGCAAAAGAACAATACCATGATTGATGTTCTTCTATCACTGCAATATTCAGAGCCAGATTATTACACAGATGAAGTGATAAGGGGCATGGCAATAGCCATGTTAACAGCAGGGACTGATACTACAGCTAGCACAATGGAATGGGCATTATCACTTCTTCTGAACAATCCCAAGGCACTAAAGAAAGCTCGAAACGAAATAGACACTCACATTGGAGAGTCATCAAGATTACTCGATGATTCAGACCTTGTTCAACTCCCTTATCTCCATGGCATCATAAATGAAACTCTTCGAATGTGCCCAGCTGCTCCGCTTCTTGTGCCACATGAGTCCTCGGCTGAGTGTGACATTGGAGGTTTTCGTGTCCCTCGTGGTACAATGTTGCTAGTGAATTTGTGGGCGATACAAAATGATGCTAAGTTGTGGCAAGACCCAAATGATTTCAAGCCTGAAAGGTTCATCGATTTCAAAGGGCAACGAGACGGGTTCAGGCTAATGCCATTTGGATATGGCAGGAGAGGATGTCCAGGTGAGAATTTGGCAATGCATGTAGCTGCTTTGGCATTAGGATCACTTATTCAATGCTTTGAATGGGAGAGGATAAGTGAAGAGCCGGTTGACATGACTGGAGGACCTGGACTCACTATGCCTAAGGCTATACCGTTGCTAGCTAAATGTAGGCCTCGCCAAAATATTGTCAGCCTTCTTGCTCATTT GTAg